One Lepus europaeus isolate LE1 chromosome 7, mLepTim1.pri, whole genome shotgun sequence DNA segment encodes these proteins:
- the LOC133764198 gene encoding glycine N-phenylacetyltransferase-like, whose protein sequence is MIHLQKPQLLQMLEKSLRKSLPESLKAYGTIFHMYHGNPFNLKALVDKWPDFNTLIVCPQEQEMTDDFDHYTNTYQIYSKDPKKCQEFLATSDIINWKQHLQIQSTQCSLDEVIQNLAAAKSVKVKRTQCLLYMMPNTAKKLVPLLLETMNLSPQPVRPKAINQEMFKCSSLGVVHAALVNKFWHFGGNERSQRFIERCIRNFPSFCLLGPEGSPVSWSLMDHTGEVRMGGTVPEYRDQGLISYLICIQIEALDKLGFPLYNHTDKANKIVQKMSHTLHHVPMPCDWNQWNCVPL, encoded by the exons ATGATCCATTTGCAGAAACCACAGTTGCTGCAGATGCTGGAAAAGTCCTTGAGAAAGAGCCTTCCTGAGTCCCTAAAG GCTTATGGAACTATCTTCCACATGTATCATGGAAACCCATTCAATCTAAAGGCCTTGGTGGACAAGTGGCCTGATTTTAATACATTGATTGTCTGTCCTCAAGAGCAG GAGATGACTGATGACTTTGATCACTATACCAATACCTACCAAATCTATTCTAAGGATCCCAAGAAATGTCAAGAATTTCTTGCCACATCAGATATAATCAACTGGAAGCAACATTTGCAGATCCAAA GTACACAGTGCAGCCTAGATGAAGTAATACAAAATCTTGCAGCTGCTAAGTCTGTCAAGGTCAAGAGAACACAATGTCTTCTTTATATGATGCCTAACACAGCCAAGAAACTGGTCCCTTTGCTGCTGGAGACGATGAACCTCTCTCCTCAACCTGTCAGACCCAAGGctat tAATCAAGAGATGTTTAAGTGTTCATCCCTGGGTGTTGTCCATGCTGCCTTGGTAAATAAATTCTGGCATTTTGGTGGCAATGAGAGGAGCCAGAGATTCATAGAGCGTTGTATCCGGAacttccccagcttctgtctgctgggacCTGAGGGGAGCCCTGTGTCCTGGTCCCTGATGGACCACACTGGAGAGGTGAGGATGGGAGGCACTGTGCCTGAGTACCGAGACCAGGGCCTCATCTCCTACCTCATCTGCATTCAGATCGAGGCTCTGGACAAGCTTGGCTTTCCTTTATACAACCACACAGACAAAGCCAACAAAATTGTACAGAAAATGAGTCACACCCTGCATCACGTGCCCATGCCCTGTGATTGGAACCAGTGGAACTGTGTGCCTCTGTGA
- the LOC133763002 gene encoding glycine N-acyltransferase-like translates to MFLLQGAQMLQMLENSLRKSLPESLKVFGTVFHINHGNPFNLKALVDKWPDFNTVVVRPQEENMRDDLDHYTNTYHIYTRDPKNCQELLDSPDVINWKQHLQIQSSQASLNEVIQNLSSIKSFKIKRSESFLYMTSGTIKKLIPSLLEGKNLSPSGGKPKAINQEKFKPLSLDVAHASLVNKFWYYGGNERSQRFIERCIRTFPTSGLLGPEGNLVSWNLMDQTGETRMAGTLPEYRCQGLVSYVVHAQEVTMEKLGFPVYSHTDKTNIAMQRMSDTLHHLQMPCDWNQWICMPV, encoded by the exons ATGTTCTTACTACAAGGCGCACAGATGCTGCAGATGCTGGAGAACTCCTTGAGGAAGAGCCTCCCGGAATCCTTAAAG GTTTTTGGGACTGTCTTCCACATAAATCATGGAAACCCATTCAACCTTAAGGCCCTGGTGGACAAGTGGCCTGATTTTAATACAGTGGTTGTCCGTCCTCAGGAGGAG AATATGAGAGATGACCTTGACCACTATACCAATACATACCACATCTACACCAGGGACCCCAAAAACTGTCAAGAACTCCTTGATTCTCCAGATGTCATCAACTGGAAACAGCACCTGCAGATTCAAA GCTCACAGGCCAGCCTGAATGAGGTGATAcaaaatctttcatccattaaatctttcaaaatcaAGCGTTCAGAAAGCTTTCTGTATATGACATCTGGGACTATCAAGAAACTGATTCCTTCCCTGCTAGaaggaaagaatttatcaccCAGTGGTGGCAAGCCCAAGGCCAT CAACCAAGAGAAGTTCAAACCCTTATCCTTGGATGTTGCCCATGCTTCCTTGGTGAACAAATTCTGGTATTATGGTGGTAATGAGAGGAGCCAAAGATTCATTGAGCGCTGCATCCGGACCTTCCCCACCAGTGGTCTACTGGGGCCTGAGGGAAACCTTGTGTCCTGGAACCTGATGGACCAGACTGGAGAAACACGAATGGCAGGCACCCTACCTGAGTACCGGTGCCAAGGCCTCGTCTCCTATGTTGTCCATGCTCAGGAGGTGACTATGGAGAAACTTGGCTTTCCCGTCTATTCTCACACAGACAAGACTAACATAGCTATGCAAAGAATGAGTGACACTCTGCACCATCTCCAAATGCCCTGTGACTGGAACCAGTGGATCTGCATGCCTGTGTGA